Proteins encoded together in one Triticum aestivum cultivar Chinese Spring unplaced genomic scaffold, IWGSC CS RefSeq v2.1 scaffold104234-2, whole genome shotgun sequence window:
- the LOC123174132 gene encoding probable alpha-glucosidase Os06g0675700 has product MATGLPSTHHFVLLTILICLLVHHCSAVYDIESTARSGKLLSAKLKLVGGSTEFGPDVKSLVLTASLETDSRLRVRITDADHRRWEVPQDVIPRPAPGPEPKDVLLDSPGNPSMPSNSTMSSASSDLTFTIHPSPFRFTVSRRSTGDTLFDTSANLVFKDRYLEVTSALPADRASLYGLGEQKKQTFRLQHNDTFTLWNGDVTWSDQPDLNLYGSHPFYMDVRSGGAAHGVLLLNSNGMDILYGGSYVTYKVIGGVLDFYFFVGPSPLDVVDQYTQLIGRPAPMPYWSFGFHQSRYGYKNVADLDGVVAGYAKARIPLEAIWSDIDYMDGYQDFTLDPVNYPSKQLRPFVDRLHNNGQKYVVTVHPAIKRQAAPHEDLFLKRNGANLVGEAWPGEVYFLDFMSPRSTQYWARKISEFRRTIPVDGLWCDINEPSNFKQWQPLNQLDDPPYRINNSGFHLPINYRTVPVSTVHYNGVSEYDAHNLFGLLQAQATHAGLLRDTTRRPFVLSRSTFVGSGRYAAHWAGNNVARWDELAQSINTILNFGLFGIPMMGADICGFNGNTTQELCSRWIQLGAFYPFARAHAEKTTLRRELYVWEPTARSARKALGMRYRLLPYMYTLMYEAHMTGAPIARPLFFSYPQDADTYGVDRQFMLGRGVLVSPVLQPGATTVDAYFPAGRWFSLYDYSLAYTMKVGKRVTLPAPADLANAHLAGGNILLLQHADLTTSAARQSEFHLLVALAENGTASGELFLDDGDSPEMGAVGGSWTLVRFSCDREESKGMVTTKVSSHVVQNSYAPSRAQVIGKVVFMGLPSAPKSFTIYVNSVQLKAARTKSRTSGVFSISGLSLAIGQKFEIKLVMSH; this is encoded by the exons ATGGCGACTGGCTTGCCATCCACTCATCATTTCGTGCTCCTCACCATCCTCATCTGCCTCCTTGTCCATCATTGCAGTGCAGTCTATGACATCGAGTCAACCGCTCGGTCGGGGAAGCTGCTGTCGGCCAAGCTGAAGCTCGTCGGCGGGTCGACGGAATTTGGGCCTGATGTGAAGAGTCTCGTCCTAACTGCAAG TCTTGAGACGGATAGCCGGCTACGCGTGCGCATCACCGATGCTGACCATCGGCGATGGGAGGTCCCCCAAGACGTCATCCCACGCCCGGCACCAGGGCCAGAACCAAAGGACGTTTTGCTCGACTCACCAGGCAATCCATCCATGCCGAGCAACAGCACCATGTCCAGCGCGTCTTCCGACCTGACCTTCACCATCCACCCCAGCCCGTTCCGCTTCACGGTCTCCCGTCGCTCCACCGGGGACACCCTCTTTGACACTTCCGCCAACCTTGTCTTCAAGGACCG GTACTTGGAGGTGACATCGGCGCTGCCGGCTGACCGAGCATCCCTGTATGGGCTCGGCGAGCAGAAAAAACAGACGTTCCGGCTACAACACAATGACACTTTCACGCTGTGGAACGGGGACGTGACGTGGTCCGACCAACCGGACCTCAACCTCTATGGCTCGCACCCGTTTTACATGGACGTGCGCTCCGGCGGTGCCGCGCATGGCGTGCTCCTCCTGAACAGCAATGGGATGGACATACTGTACGGCGGATCCTACGTCACCTACAAGGTGATCGGTGGCGTGCTAGACTTCTACTTCTTCGTCGGTCCCTCCCCGCTCGACGTCGTGGACCAGTACACACAGCTCATCGGCCGCCCTGCCCCCATGCCCTACTGGTCATTCG GGTTCCACCAGTCTAGGTATGGCTACAAGAACGTGGCTGATCTGGATGGCGTGGTCGCCGGCTACGCCAAGGCCAGGATCCCACTGGAGGCGATCTGGTCGGACATCGACTACATGGACGGTTACCAGGACTTCACGCTGGATCCGGTGAACTACCCGTCCAAGCAGCTCCGGCCATTCGTGGACCGGCTCCACAACAATGGCCAGAAATACGTGGTCACCGTACACCCGGCTATCAAACGGCAAGCAGCACCTCACGAGGACTTGTTCCTCAAGCGAAACGGCGCCAACCTGGTAGGCGAGGCGTGGCCAGGCGAGGTCTACTTCCTGGACTTCATGAGCCCACGTAGCACCCAGTACTGGGCACGAAAGATCTCTGAGTTTCGGCGGACCATCCCTGTGGATGGGCTCTGGTGCGACATTAACGAGCCCTCCAACTTCAAGCAGTGGCAGCCTCTCAATCAGTTGGACGACCCGCCCTACCGCATCAACAACTCCGGCTTCCACCTTCCCATCAACTACAGGACTGTGCCGGTCTCAACGGTGCACTACAACGGCGTGTCCGAGTACGACGCGCACAATCTCTTCGGCCTCCTCCAGGCGCAGGCCACGCACGCCGGGCTGCTCAGGGACACCACACGCCGCCCCTTCGTGCTCAGCCGCTCTACCTTTGTCGGCTCCGGCCGTTACGCCGCGCACTGGGCCGGCAACAATGTCGCGCGGTGGGACGAGCTTGCGCAATCCATCAACACCATCCTCAACTTTGGCCTCTTCGGCATCCCAATGATGGGCGCCGACATCTGTGGCTTCAACGGCAACACCACCCAGGAGCTCTGCAGCCGCTGGATTCAGCTTGGCGCATTCTACCCGTTCGCCAGGGCCCACGCAGAGAAGACAACCCTCCGGCGAGAGCTCTATGTGTGGGAGCCGACGGCACGGTCGGCGAGGAAAGCGTTGGGGATGCGCTATCGGCTACTGCCCTACATGTACACGCTAATGTACGAGGCGCACATGACGGGGGCGCCCATCGCGCGGCCACTCTTCTTCTCCTACCCGCAGGATGCCGACACCTATGGCGTGGACAGGCAGTTCATGCTAGGCCGCGGCGTGCTTGTCTCTCCGGTGCTACAGCCCGGCGCCACCACCGTGGACGCCTATTTCCCGGCCGGCCGGTGGTTCAGTCTTTACGACTACTCCCTCGCCTACACCATGAAGGTCGGCAAGCGCGTGACCCTCCCGGCGCCAGCGGACTTGGCAAACGCGCACCTGGCCGGCGGCAACATCCTACTACTGCAGCATGCCGACCTCACCACGTCCGCTGCACGCCAAAGCGAGTTCCACCTCCTTGTGGCGCTCGCGGAGAATGGGACGGCCAGTGGGGAGCTGTTCTTGGATGACGGCGACTCGCCGGAGATGGGCGCTGTGGGAGGCAGTTGGACCCTGGTGAGATTCAGCTGCGACAGGGAGGAAAGCAAAGGCATGGTCACCACCAAGGTGAGTTCACATGTGGTTCAGAACTCATACGCGCCGAGTCGGGCGCAGGTCATCGGCAAGGTGGTCTTCATGGGGCTGCCGTCCGCACCAAAGAGCTTCACTATCTATGTAAACAGCGTGCAGCTCAAGGCAGCCCGCACCAAGTCCCGGACGAGTGGAGTCTTCAGCATCAGTGGCCTGTCGCTGGCAATCGGACAGAAGTTTGAGATAAAGCTTGTCATGTCCCATTAG